A genomic region of Gallus gallus isolate bGalGal1 chromosome 19, bGalGal1.mat.broiler.GRCg7b, whole genome shotgun sequence contains the following coding sequences:
- the ABR gene encoding active breakpoint cluster region-related protein isoform X4: MTDVLVQPDGGPTPGGEHLEPGAEEPDGKRPPTTGARLWGRVRSKLLRQKLDPQAVQTKNWHMDVIEMNGIKVEFSMKFTSRDMSLKRTPSKKQTGVFGVKISVVTKRERSKVPYIVRQCIEEVEKRGIEEVGIYRISGVATDIQALKAVFDANNKDILVMLSDMDINAIAGTLKLYFRELPEPLLTDRLYPAFMEGIALSDPAAKENCMMHLLRSLPDPNLITFLFLLEHLKRVAEKEPINKMSLHNLATVFGPTLLRPSEGESKGHLTLASDIWSHDVMAQVQVLLYYLQHPPISFTELKRNTLYFSTDV; encoded by the exons ATGACCGACGTGTTGGTGCAGCCGGACGGTGGCCCCACTCCTGGAGGGGAGCACCTGGAGCCGGGCGCAGAGGAGCCCGATGGCAAACGGCCCCCCACCACCGGCGCCCGCCTGTGGGGCCGGGTGCGCAGCAAGCTGCTGCGACAGAAG CTGGACCCACAGGCTGTGCAGACCAAGAACTGGCACATGGACGTGATTGAGATGAATGGG ATCAAGGTGGAGTTCTCCATGAAGTTCACAAGCAGAGACATGAGCCTGAAGAGGACCCCGTCCAAAAAGCAGACCGGAGTCTTTGGAGTCAAAATCAGCGTCGTGACAAA GCGTGAGCGCTCCAAGGTGCCTTACATTGTGCGCCAGTGCATCGAGGAGGTGGAGAAGAGAGGCATTGAGGAGGTCGGCATCTACAGGATCTCTGGCGTCGCCACAGACATCCAGGCATTGAAGGCTGTCTTTGATGCGA ATAACAAGGACATCCTGGTGATGCTGAGTGACATGGACATCAACGCCATCGCCGGCACGCTCAAGCTGTATTTCCGGGAGCTGCCTGAGCCCCTCCTCACTGACAGACTGTACCCTGCCTTTATGGAGGGCATCG CCCTCTCGGATCCTGCTGCCAAGGAGAACTGCATGATGCACCTTCTCCGCTCACTGCCCGACCCCAACCTCATcactttcctcttcctgctggagCACTTGAAAAG GGTAGCGGAAAAGGAGCCCATCAACAAAATGTCCCTCCACAATCTGGCCACAGTCTTCGGGCCAACACTGCTGAGACCTTCAGAAGGGGAGAGCAAAGGACACCTCACCCTGGCATCCGACATCTGGTCCCACGATGTGATGGCCCAG gtccaggtccttctctacTACCTGCAGCATCCTCCCATCTCCTTCACGGAGCTGAAACGCAACACACTTTACTTCTCCACGGACGTGTag
- the TIMM22 gene encoding mitochondrial import inner membrane translocase subunit Tim22, whose product MPGAVVSRSGEAAGHAGRWSRGTAPHNGRLPQRNYDTHRPSRAAPSALRKPRCRHLERVAAPRTTMAAAPPPSTPGGSQPPPPLQYSALLQHLVGEQRRPRVWDPNTFGGIPSPPKSKEQKMVERAMESCAFKAALACVGGFVLGGAFGIFTAGIDTNVGFDPKDPYRTPTAKEVLKDMGQRGISYAKNFAIVGAMFSCTECVVESYRGKSDWRNSVISGCITGGAIGFRAGMKAGVIGCGGFAAFSAAIDYYLR is encoded by the exons ATGCCGGGAGCTGTAGTTTCCCGCTCTGGCGAGGCCGCGGGGCACGCTGGGAGATGGAGTCGCGGCACCGCGCCGCACAACGGGCGTCTCCCTCAGCGAAACTACGACACCCATCGGCCCTCGCGCGCCGCTCCCTCCGCGCTACGGAAGCCGCGCTGCCGGCACCTGGAGCGGGTCGCGGCGCCGAGGACAACGATGGCGGCCGCACCGCCGCCATCCACGCCGGGCGGCTCGCAGCCGCCGCCACCGCTGCAGTACAGcgctctgctgcagcacctggTGGGCGAGCAGCGGCGGCCCCGAGTGTGGGACCCCAACACCTTCGGGGGCATTCCCAGCCCGCCCAAGAGCAAGGAGCAGAAGATGGTGGAGAGGGCCATGGAGAGCTGCGCCTTCAAAGCGGCGTTGGCCTGCGTGGGGG GGTTCGTTCTCGGAGGAGCGTTTGGGATCTTCACTGCCGGCATTGACACCAACGTGGGCTTCGACCCCAAGGACCCCTATCGCACCCCGACCGCCAAGGAGGTGCTGAAGGACATGGGGCAGCGCGGCATTTCCTACGCCAAGAACTTCGCCATCGTGGGCGCCATGTTCTCCTGCACCGAGTGTGTGGTGGAATCA TACCGTGGAAAGTCAGACTGGAGGAACAGTGTTATTAGTGGCTGCATCACAGGAGGAGCAATCGGCTTCAGAG CTGGTATGAAGGCAGGGGTGATCGGCTGTGGTggatttgctgctttttctgcagcAATTGATTACTATCTGCGGTAA